The Cytobacillus sp. NJ13 sequence AGTTCCATTTTCAATCTTTTTCTTTGGACGCCGCATGAAGGGGAAGGGTAAAGATGAAACCATTTAATGTAAAATCTAAAGTCCCTATTACTGTCTGTCTGCTTCTGGCAATGATGACTTTAACCGGCTGCTGGGACATCAGGGATATCAATCATCGGACACTTCCAGTTGTCCTTGGCATTACTACTGATGAAGATGGAAAATACAAGGTTTTTCTAAAAATCCCTGAGCCTGTGCAAGAGTCTATGGAAGTAAAGATTGTATCCGGGACAGGAGAGACCATCTCACACGCCGTCGATGTGATCAGCCGAAACATGGAGACCAGCGTAGACCTGCTTCATGTAAAAGTAATTATGATTGAGCGGAAAACGGCGGAGGAAGGCATGAAAGACATCATTGCCGGTTTCATGAGATCGCGGGAAGTATCCCCAAAAGTGCTAATCGCCATTTGTGACCAGGACATGGATGAGTTTTTTTCGACACTCTCGGAATCAAAGGAGCTTCACGGAACCAACATGTTCGATTACTTTGAAAAAAATGCAGGCTGGAATCCGGAAATTGCCCTTACAAGAATATGGGAAGTCTACCGCAGCATTCATTCCTATACACGTGATGTGGCCATCCCGCTGATTGTTACCGGAGAAACGACAACTTACAAACAAGTCGGCTCTGCCGTAATAAAGAACGGAAAGATGGTGGACCAGATCAGCAATGATGAAACCCTGCTTTTCAACGCTTTTAATAATGAAAGCACCCATGGACAAATCGAAGTCCTGAATCACGCAAGTGTCATGATCATCGGCAACTCCATGGACCACCAAACTGGCATGACTGATAAACAGCCAGTTTTGCAGAGCCGAATAAACCTAAAGGTTGTTGTCCTCGAAACAAGAGGCAAAACATCCAGTGCCATGATCAAAAAAGAATTGAGCCATCTCCTGTCAAGCCGATTCAGCAGCAT is a genomic window containing:
- a CDS encoding Ger(x)C family spore germination protein, which gives rise to MKPFNVKSKVPITVCLLLAMMTLTGCWDIRDINHRTLPVVLGITTDEDGKYKVFLKIPEPVQESMEVKIVSGTGETISHAVDVISRNMETSVDLLHVKVIMIERKTAEEGMKDIIAGFMRSREVSPKVLIAICDQDMDEFFSTLSESKELHGTNMFDYFEKNAGWNPEIALTRIWEVYRSIHSYTRDVAIPLIVTGETTTYKQVGSAVIKNGKMVDQISNDETLLFNAFNNESTHGQIEVLNHASVMIIGNSMDHQTGMTDKQPVLQSRINLKVVVLETRGKTSSAMIKKELSHLLSSRFSSMLAKLQESEADILGLGQLYRTKIDRKELKDWRSIYYPNLKSDIQFQIDIQNEGYLRTT